A segment of the Aureliella helgolandensis genome:
GTAGCTTCGTCATCGCTCGCTCGACATTTACTCTTACTCTGCGGCGACGCAGTAGAGGTGTTTGTCGCTGCGAAGGAAGATTCGACCTTGGCTGACAGCGGGCGTGCCTCCAAACGATTCGCTCTCATCGGTGACTCGGTTGACCGACAGCTGCTCGAGCTCATCTCCCAGCTGCCATACGAAAGTTTGCCCGCTGCCATTCACAAAATAGAGTTTTCCATCAGCGATGACCGGTGAGGCGTAGTCTGAAGAGCGTCCACCACCGCGTCCGCTTTGTCGGCCTCCTTCTCTTCCACTGGTGGATGGAGCTGTAGCGGCCGAACTTCGGTCGTTCTCTAAACGTGTTTGCGACAGCTTTTTGCCGGTGGTGCCATCGATGACCGTCACAATGCCTCCCGCCACCAAGTAGATTTTCCCCTGATACACGACCGGCGTCCCGAACCGGTCGGACTCGCTTCCAGTCCACAGCCTATGCGATTTGGCAACGTCTTGGGAACCTCCTGCCCGTACGGCGATGGAGCCGCCACCGCGGCCGGTGAAGGCGTAGACGACTCCGTCGCTGGCAACGGCACTGGAGTGCGCCTGTTCCGACTCGCTCGCTTCACAGTACCAGAGTAATTTGCCTGTCTTAGGAGCAAATGACCAGATTTCGAATGGCACGCTCATCACCAACTCCGTCCGCGATTGGCTGACTTGGATCAGCGTCGGAGTCCCCCACATCCCGTCAAAGCCTTCGGCGCTCTCGCGCCACACCTCTTGGCCCGTCTTGGCATCGAGGGCAACCAGTGCTTGGCTCTCCGCCGCAGCCGTAACGAACACCAAGCCGTCATGCACAATGGGGCTCGAGGCGGATCCCCACTGCCATGGATCGGAGCCTGTACCCACACTTGCCTGCCACATCTCATTTCCATCCATATCGAACGCATGCACGCCAGATTTACCGAAGAACGCATACACGCGCTCTCCATCGGAGACGGGCGTGTGGGAGGCGTAACCGTGAGCTGTGACGCCGATTCCCGCATACGGATCCTCGGGCATCACCGCTGCAACGGACTTGTCCCACAGAATGCGCCCCGATTGGCTGTCGACGCAGACCAAGTGGCGCTTCAGGTCTTCGATGTTGCCAACTTGATTGCGATCGACCCCATACCCCGAGTAACAGGTAACGAAGACGCGGTCGCCCACCACGATCGGACTGGACACCCCGGCTCCCGGCAGTTCGGCCTTCCACTTCAAATTTTCTTGGGGGGACCATTGAGAGGGTACCGGCTGCGAGTCACGCGCCGTTCCGTCGCCGTTGGGACCTCGAAATCGAGACCAATCCTCAGCTGCTAGTCCACTAGCACAGCCAATGGTCATTGCATAAACAGCCAACCGAAGAATGCGTCGACGAAGAATCATCATGTTTAGATACCGCTGCAGGAACAAAATGGTTGCAAGAAAAGAAGCGTGGGCCAATCAGAAGCTGCCTGTACGGCCCATCCGCTAGACAGCTAAACCACGCGCAACCCGACAAGTTTTGACTTGCTGCTGTATTTTTTGAGAAACCCAGCGGATTCCCCAGTGCCCATCCACTGCTGAACAGCGGAGGTGGCAGCTAAACACGCAATGCTTGTCGCAGCACTCCGCGTATGCCAGCAAGGGCCAGCTCATGCAGCGAGACGGGCTGTTGAAATATTAACCCCCGCGTCAGCAAGGGTAGGTGGTCTCCACTACAGGGCGGTTAGGGGTGCTACCTGCAGGTGAAAACTTAAGACGCTATTAAATCAGCAGCCCGGAGAGTCTCGGGCCACCAGGATGTCGGGAACCGGGGGCGTCTAGAACTTGAAACGCAGTTCGATTCGCGATCCGCGAATGTCTTCATGATTGCGGAGCCAACCATACATATGGTCGGTACGAAATATCCAAGCATTGGTCAGTGGCTTTTGATAACGCATCCCCACGGCATATTGGTCACCGTCGGCGTTGCGGAATTGCTGGCTACCATTGGCGGACAACGCGGCTAGTTCGAGAATGAGTTGGTGGCTAAAGTTCGCCCCCAGCATGTTGACTCCGAGCGCACCGCCGACGGTATTTACAGCGGTGGGGTCGAGTGTCGGATACCCGGTCAATCCATCTGTTTCGAAATTGATACCGGTGTTGTTGAGAATGCCCCCTGCACCTCCAGCACGAGCAAGAGACTGGGTGCGTCCCTGTCCGTAGAAGAAATTGCAGTAGGGCACCAGAGTATTGGGGGCCGAAGTAATCAGAGAATTCTCAATCAACAGCAAGTGCCCATCTGCAGTGCGCTGTTCCGAGGGCAAACTCTGATTGAAATTGGTGACGAATCGCACCGAATTGGAAATGCGATTCAAATAGCGGCGAGTGTAGGCCACCGAAAAGTTGTGGTAGCTGCGATGCAAGCCAACGTCGTCGTGCACGAAAGCGTAATCCGCTTCAATGTAACCATCATAGGCCTCGATAAACCAGGCGGTTCCTAAGAATTCGGCCGCGTTGTTGTCTCCTTGAAACGCGTCGGAATTGATTTGGTCAGTTGCCATGAAGAAGGTCGCGTCGAAATTCGACCACTTCAGCCAGCTATTGTGTCGTGCCGGGATCGCCGTGGCGGCTCCGATAACGGCATCATTGGCCCAGATTCCATTTTGGTAAAACATCGGTAGAAAACCGAAGCTAACTGGCAAATCGAAGGGGGCATCCTGTCCGGTTGCTCCGCCCCACATGGCTCCTACGTCCCCCTCGAAGAACAAGTTATCGAGCCGGATGTCGGTGCGATCTACGAATTCAGCCTGGTTGGTAAAATCGAGGCGAGTGAAGTCTCCCGTGCGGTCCAACGGCCCCATGAACGCATGGATCCGTTCGGTTGCCGTGATTTCTAAATCCATATCGAGGTTGAGACGGGAGGCCCAGTTGTTGAAGTCACCATTGACGTTGCGGTTGACCCCCACCCCAGTGCGATAGTCTCCGTAGACCATGAAATGGGGCATGACCAAATTGTATTTACCGAACCAATCCTTGCCGGGTTTGTAGGTCCCACCGGTGTACAGAGGTCGCCACAATTCGATCAATGGACGTTGGACGGGAACCGCAAAACGATCCCGATAAATCGCGACCTCTTCTTCCGGATTGGCTGGAATGCCAGAATCGGGCGTAGGCAAGAAATCGGCCGAACTGTAGTCGGCGGGACGCGTCTCCGCACCGCTGGAAAAAATTCCGCCCGCCGTATAGGGTTGGAAGTTTCCTGAGAAATCGCTCGCGTTCGAGGAAGGTTCTAATAAGGAACTGTTCGTTGCGCCTGGGCGTGTTGCGTCGGAGGCACTGGGCGGTGAAACGAGAGCGGGCGGAGTTTCCTCGATCCGCTTTCGGTCCAGCAGGGGGACGTCATCGAACATCGACGGTGGCAATGCGTCGAGAGGATCGAACACCTCCAATGCTGGGCCAATGGGTTTAGGGGACACACTTTCCGCAGGTACCGAAGCTTGAGGTGCGGGCAGCAAGGCATCGGAGGAAATGAGAGCCTCGTCGTCGGGTTGTTCACCTGGCGAATCTAGCGGGGAGCTCTCAAACGGGCTGGCGCCATCGACCTTGGGGAGCGCAAAGTCCTCGAATTCCAAGAGATCATCCGCGCCAGTTGAAGGATCCTGCGGAGCTGGTCGGGGCGGCGTAGGCAATGTTGGTCGGGGCGGCGCAGGCAACTCGGTGAGCTGCGCATCGGCGGTGTCGGTGGGAGGCTCCACACCTGGTATTGCCAAGTCGGCTAACGTGCCATCATCGCCAATCAGTCGAGCTGGCACCCAAGGCGAATTTCCGTACAGGACTTGGATGCCGCCTACTGTCTGCCGCTCAGGCCTCGAGGTCGCCTTGGGCAGCACCGGGGCCGGAGGCGGGATGGAGCGAACCGACTCCGAGCTGGTGGTATAGTGCGGGTTCACGACGATCCGCTGCGCCCACGCCGCATGCCTCGGGATTGCGATGCATGCGATCGCAATCAGAGCACAATAGCGGAAGTTGAATAAATAATATTGCATGCGATCGAATATGATGATGTGCGGTGGAATAGTCGGTGGAAAATTGATTTAGCGAAGCGTGAATTCAATGGTTTGCGGGTGCAAATCAATGGTTTGCTCAAGCATCCTGCGTTCCATTTCAGGCGTGGCATTGCAGAACCGCATGAAATAGATCGGTTCCATGCGACTCCGCATCCGCGCACTGAGGCGATAGGTCCCCTTCTTGCACAGCAAGTGCCCAGGAATCTTGTACCTCGCCATCTTGTGTCCCAGCGGCGGTATCGACTTCTGCTCCATGCGGATGAAGGGAGGGTGATTCATGACCGAAACCGGAATATTGGCGGGCCGCAAGAAGGGCAATTGATCGAAATCAACGTTTACCGGCAAATACATTTCGCGATCCGTTCCCTTGACGCCGGTAATCATGAATTGCGTTTGCAGATTGAATAATTGGAAGTCCGAAGGGATGATTCCCTTGCGCACTTGGAGTGAGTGTTGATTGGCAAGATCGCCATTTCCATCTAGATAGCCAGATTCCCACAACCATTCGCCATCTGGTCCGGTCAGGACGA
Coding sequences within it:
- a CDS encoding outer membrane protein assembly factor BamB family protein, which encodes MMILRRRILRLAVYAMTIGCASGLAAEDWSRFRGPNGDGTARDSQPVPSQWSPQENLKWKAELPGAGVSSPIVVGDRVFVTCYSGYGVDRNQVGNIEDLKRHLVCVDSQSGRILWDKSVAAVMPEDPYAGIGVTAHGYASHTPVSDGERVYAFFGKSGVHAFDMDGNEMWQASVGTGSDPWQWGSASSPIVHDGLVFVTAAAESQALVALDAKTGQEVWRESAEGFDGMWGTPTLIQVSQSRTELVMSVPFEIWSFAPKTGKLLWYCEASESEQAHSSAVASDGVVYAFTGRGGGSIAVRAGGSQDVAKSHRLWTGSESDRFGTPVVYQGKIYLVAGGIVTVIDGTTGKKLSQTRLENDRSSAATAPSTSGREGGRQSGRGGGRSSDYASPVIADGKLYFVNGSGQTFVWQLGDELEQLSVNRVTDESESFGGTPAVSQGRIFLRSDKHLYCVAAE